The nucleotide sequence CTGACTTCTTACAAAGTATAGGATTAACTGGATTACCTTTAATCGTTCTATTCGTTTTAGTTGCTGCATTCATAAACCTATTTATGGGATCTGCATCAGCTAAATGGGCTATAATGGCTCCAATATTCGTTCCTATGTTAATGAGACTTGGATATACTCCAGAATTTACTCAATTAGCATACAGAATAGGAGACTCTTCAACAAATATCATAACTCCACTTATGACATATTTTGCTATGATAGTTGCTTTCATGCAAAAATATGATAAAGAATCTGGTATGGGAACTTTAATTTCTGTAATGCTTCCTTACTCAATGTGTTTCTTAGTTGGATGGACAATATTCTTAGTAATCTGGTTTATGACTGGTTTACCAATAGGAATAGAAGGAGCTATTCACTTAACAGGAATGTAAAATTTAATATAAGAATTCAGCTGTTGTAAAAAATTTACAACAGCTTTTTTATTTTTTTATTTTCTAAAAACAAAATTTTATTATATAATATAAAATAGTTGAAATTAAAATTAAAGGAGAAATTTGATGTTAAACGAAATTGCAAAAAATATATATCTAATAGAAGTTCCATTACCTAAAAACCCACTAAAAGCATTAAATTGCTATTTTATTAAAAATGGAGAAAATATTTTAGTTGTAGATAGCGGTTTTGACCATGAAGAAAGTGAAAAAGTATTCTTTGGTGCTCTTGAAGAATTAGGTGCACAAGTTGGAAAAACAGATATGTTTTTAACTCACTTACATGCTGACCACTCAGGGCTAGCTCTAAAATTTAAAAATAAATATCAAGGTAAAGTATATTGTAGTCAAATAGACACTGACTATATAAACAAGATGAAACATGAACTATATGCAGATAGATTTGTTCCTACACTAAAAGTTATGGGAATAGAGCCTGATTTTAAATTTTTTGAAACTCATCCTGGACTTGTTTACTGTATAAAAGGAAAATTGGATACTACTATAGTTAAAGACGGAGATAAAATAGACTTTGGATACTATAATTTTGAAGTTATAGATTTAAGTGGTCATACACCTGGACAAGTTGGAATTTATGATAAAAATCATAAAATATTATTCTCAGGTGACCACATATTAAATAAGATTACTCCTAATATAAGTTTTTGGGATTTTAAGTATGAAGATATCCTAGGAACTTATCTTAAAAACTTAGATAAAGTTTACAATATGGAAGTAGATACTATCTATTCTGCTCATAGAGGAATAATAGATAATCCAAAACTTAGAATAGATGAACTTAAAAAACATTATGCTGATAGAAATGCTGAAGTTTATAACTTACTGAAAGAAGTTGAAGAAAACTCAGCTGCACAAATGGCTGCAAAAATGCACTGGGATTATAGAGCAAAGAATTTTGAAGAATTTCCTAATAATCAAAAATGGTTTGCAACAGGTGAAGCTCTAGCTAACTTAGAACATCTAAGAGCTATTGGTAAGGCTGATTATGAATTTAAAGGTGGAGTGGCTTATTATAGAATAAAAGAAAGAACCTAGTTAAACTAGGTTCTTTACTTTTATTTTTACTTGTAAGGTAGACTTATTATAATTATAATTATAGTTCTTATTTTAAAGGAACTATCTATTTTGCTCCATATTCTTTTCCATAATAATAAAATCTA is from Fusobacterium periodonticum 1_1_41FAA and encodes:
- a CDS encoding MBL fold metallo-hydrolase; this translates as MLNEIAKNIYLIEVPLPKNPLKALNCYFIKNGENILVVDSGFDHEESEKVFFGALEELGAQVGKTDMFLTHLHADHSGLALKFKNKYQGKVYCSQIDTDYINKMKHELYADRFVPTLKVMGIEPDFKFFETHPGLVYCIKGKLDTTIVKDGDKIDFGYYNFEVIDLSGHTPGQVGIYDKNHKILFSGDHILNKITPNISFWDFKYEDILGTYLKNLDKVYNMEVDTIYSAHRGIIDNPKLRIDELKKHYADRNAEVYNLLKEVEENSAAQMAAKMHWDYRAKNFEEFPNNQKWFATGEALANLEHLRAIGKADYEFKGGVAYYRIKERT